A genome region from Bacteroidetes bacterium SB0662_bin_6 includes the following:
- the queA gene encoding tRNA preQ1(34) S-adenosylmethionine ribosyltransferase-isomerase QueA, which yields MKLSDFKYNYPREHIAKYPAEPRDAARLMVLDRTNRTVQHRHISDLPQYFREGDVVVVNDTKVFPARLYGNKEKTGAKIEVFLLRELNPESRLWDVIVDPARKIRIGNKLYFNGGLIAEVIDNTTSRGRTIRFVFEGTNRDLYAKIDEIGQTPLPPYVKRDVEDRDRDRYQTIFAENRGAVAVPSAGLHFTPELIETLRAQGVRIVPTTLHVGLGTFRPVEVEDLTKHRMDSERFLISEETAGAVNEALLSADNTVTAVGTTVVRAIESSLSASYLCKAGSGWTDKFICPPYKFRITERLLTNFHQPGSTLLMLTAAFAGYDFIMESYRLAIEEKYRLFSFGDAMLIL from the coding sequence ATGAAGCTATCGGATTTCAAGTACAATTATCCCAGGGAGCACATAGCAAAGTACCCTGCCGAACCGCGCGATGCGGCTCGCCTCATGGTGCTTGATCGTACAAACAGGACGGTCCAGCACCGGCATATCAGTGATCTCCCGCAGTACTTCAGGGAAGGCGACGTCGTTGTTGTAAACGACACGAAGGTTTTCCCGGCTCGTCTGTACGGGAACAAGGAAAAGACAGGAGCGAAAATCGAGGTGTTCCTGCTTCGGGAGTTGAACCCCGAAAGCAGGTTGTGGGATGTCATTGTCGATCCCGCACGGAAGATTCGCATCGGCAACAAGTTGTATTTCAACGGGGGGCTGATTGCCGAAGTGATTGACAATACGACCTCGCGGGGGCGAACCATCCGCTTTGTATTCGAGGGGACAAACCGGGATCTCTATGCAAAGATAGACGAAATCGGACAGACCCCTTTGCCGCCTTACGTGAAGCGCGATGTCGAGGATCGGGATCGGGATCGCTATCAGACCATTTTTGCGGAGAACCGGGGAGCGGTCGCTGTTCCTTCGGCGGGGCTGCATTTTACCCCGGAGTTGATCGAAACGCTGCGTGCGCAAGGGGTCAGGATCGTACCCACTACGCTGCATGTCGGACTGGGCACCTTTCGTCCGGTTGAAGTGGAAGATCTGACCAAGCACCGGATGGATTCGGAGCGCTTTCTGATCTCGGAGGAAACCGCCGGCGCTGTGAACGAGGCGCTGTTGTCCGCGGACAATACGGTAACGGCGGTCGGTACGACCGTAGTTCGGGCTATTGAGTCGAGTCTTTCCGCTTCGTACTTGTGCAAGGCCGGCAGCGGATGGACCGATAAATTCATCTGCCCGCCCTATAAATTCAGAATTACTGAGCGGTTGCTCACGAACTTTCACCAACCTGGAAGTACGCTTCTCATGCTCACAGCGGCATTTGCCGGCTATGATTTTATCATGGAATCCTACCGGCTTGCGATAGAAGAGAAGTATCGCCTGTTCTCCTTTGGAGACGCCATGCTCATATTGTGA
- the ispD gene encoding 2-C-methyl-D-erythritol 4-phosphate cytidylyltransferase: MGGSRKQYRNLGGVPLLVQTLRVFERHPRVDYIVVAAPAGDADWLASDLHTRGFRKIHTVISGGASRQASVAAALDAAPSIGSVSSDMDIVLVHDAVRPFVPAECIDAVISAALEEGAASLALPVADTLRAVSRGVFAETVDRERLCRMQTPQAFRRDWLEEAHRAARSEERDASDDVALVQDIGRPVVLVEGSALNIKVTTPADYELAGIIQSSFERTSFADT, from the coding sequence ATGGGCGGCTCACGCAAGCAATATCGGAATCTCGGGGGTGTGCCTCTTCTGGTGCAAACACTCCGTGTATTTGAAAGGCACCCCCGGGTTGATTATATCGTGGTGGCCGCTCCGGCGGGGGACGCGGATTGGCTGGCCTCGGATTTGCATACCCGCGGATTTCGGAAGATTCATACCGTGATATCAGGCGGGGCCAGCCGGCAGGCCTCTGTTGCGGCAGCGCTCGATGCTGCGCCTTCCATCGGATCCGTATCTTCCGATATGGATATTGTGCTTGTGCACGATGCAGTACGCCCCTTTGTCCCCGCAGAGTGCATCGACGCGGTGATTTCCGCAGCCCTTGAGGAGGGCGCAGCATCCCTTGCGCTGCCTGTTGCAGATACACTGCGTGCAGTATCCCGGGGCGTATTTGCAGAAACCGTCGACAGGGAGCGGCTGTGCCGTATGCAGACGCCGCAGGCATTTCGCCGGGACTGGCTTGAAGAAGCGCACCGTGCGGCTCGCAGCGAGGAACGCGATGCTTCGGACGATGTGGCGCTTGTCCAGGATATCGGCCGGCCGGTGGTTCTGGTGGAGGGTAGTGCATTGAATATCAAGGTGACCACGCCGGCGGACTACGAGCTGGCCGGGATCATTCAGTCTTCCTTCGAACGCACGTCGTTTGCAGACACATGA
- a CDS encoding 2-C-methyl-D-erythritol 2,4-cyclodiphosphate synthase has translation MRIGFGYDVHRLVEGRPLVIGGVEIPFDKGLDGHSDADVLLHAVADALLGAAALGDIGSHFPDTDARWAGMAGADLLGRVAGKLSEAGYRTHNIDATVVLERPRLQPYISRMRAIIAHCLSVDEGAVSVKATTHEKMDAIGRGEGVSAFAVCTIVAMDRHG, from the coding sequence ATGAGGATCGGTTTCGGATACGATGTGCACCGCCTGGTCGAAGGCCGCCCCCTGGTTATCGGGGGAGTGGAGATCCCTTTCGACAAGGGACTCGATGGGCATTCCGATGCCGATGTGCTCCTGCACGCCGTAGCCGATGCGCTGTTGGGTGCTGCGGCGCTCGGGGATATAGGTAGCCACTTTCCCGATACGGATGCGCGCTGGGCAGGTATGGCGGGCGCCGATCTGCTTGGCAGGGTGGCCGGCAAGCTCTCGGAAGCCGGATACCGGACGCATAACATCGATGCCACGGTCGTGCTTGAACGCCCGCGTCTTCAGCCTTACATCTCCCGGATGCGCGCGATCATTGCCCATTGTCTTTCCGTGGATGAGGGTGCTGTTTCCGTGAAGGCCACGACCCATGAGAAAATGGATGCTATAGGAAGGGGGGAAGGAGTGTCTGCGTTTGCGGTGTGCACAATCGTAGCAATGGACCGGCATGGGTGA
- a CDS encoding DedA family protein — protein sequence MGDLLQDLVIWLDGLSPAWAYTGILLVAYAENVLPPVPGDMAVVFGGYLVGIGKLHFLLVVGVATLGSVMGFMTMYFIGYLVGDAVLRSRWLRWVPPESIDGARRQLDRWGYGLVAANRFLAGLRGVVGLVVGMARLDGLRTAAIAALSALAWVFLIVWAGYAVGDNWQQVGLWLRDYGRVVLCLIGLALLAGGVRRYVRKKRSSRKSGENAVSKRR from the coding sequence ATGGGTGATCTGCTGCAGGATCTGGTGATCTGGTTGGACGGGTTGTCCCCGGCATGGGCCTATACCGGTATTTTGCTGGTTGCCTATGCGGAGAATGTGCTTCCTCCTGTGCCCGGTGACATGGCGGTGGTGTTCGGCGGATATCTCGTGGGCATCGGCAAGTTGCATTTTTTGCTTGTGGTCGGCGTAGCGACGCTGGGCAGCGTGATGGGGTTTATGACGATGTATTTTATCGGGTATCTGGTTGGCGATGCCGTGCTGCGATCACGCTGGCTTCGATGGGTCCCACCGGAGAGCATTGACGGGGCCCGGCGTCAATTGGACCGCTGGGGGTATGGCCTTGTGGCGGCCAACCGGTTTCTGGCGGGGCTTCGCGGAGTCGTCGGGCTTGTGGTTGGCATGGCCCGCCTTGACGGTTTGCGCACTGCGGCGATAGCTGCGCTGAGCGCCCTGGCGTGGGTATTTCTGATTGTCTGGGCCGGATACGCCGTGGGGGATAACTGGCAGCAAGTCGGCCTCTGGCTTCGGGATTACGGGCGGGTTGTCCTGTGCCTGATCGGTTTGGCCTTGCTCGCGGGCGGGGTACGCCGATATGTTCGCAAGAAGCGTTCGTCAAGGAAATCAGGCGAAAATGCGGTGAGCAAACGCCGGTAA
- the secE gene encoding preprotein translocase subunit SecE, whose product MKVAEYLGDVSKEMRKVSWPARNELISNTLITLLATMIISLYIWGADQIISRALEFIYS is encoded by the coding sequence ATGAAGGTGGCCGAATATCTGGGCGACGTAAGCAAGGAGATGCGCAAGGTCAGTTGGCCTGCGCGTAACGAGCTGATCAGCAACACGCTGATTACCCTGTTGGCGACGATGATCATTTCCCTGTACATTTGGGGAGCCGATCAGATCATCAGCCGGGCGCTGGAGTTCATATATAGCTGA
- the nusG gene encoding transcription termination/antitermination factor NusG translates to MVKEKEIIRKWYVLRTFSGHEKKVKQYLEKEIERLNLQDRINEVMIPTETVFEMRSGKKRTREKTFFPGYVMLHIALDTELQHVISNLPSVIGFLTTGDEPTPLRPDEINRIMGKMNEVREAGEQPEMPFKNGDLVKVVDGPFNNFSGFVEEVYPDKMKVKVMVSIFGRKTPLELDYLQVERDD, encoded by the coding sequence ATGGTCAAGGAAAAGGAAATAATCCGCAAATGGTACGTGCTGCGCACGTTTTCGGGCCACGAAAAAAAGGTCAAGCAATATCTCGAAAAGGAGATCGAGCGTCTCAATCTGCAGGACAGAATCAATGAGGTGATGATTCCTACCGAGACCGTTTTCGAGATGCGCAGCGGCAAGAAGCGTACGCGCGAGAAGACGTTCTTTCCGGGATATGTGATGCTGCATATCGCTCTGGACACCGAGTTACAGCATGTCATTTCCAATCTTCCCTCGGTGATTGGTTTTCTGACCACAGGCGACGAGCCCACGCCGCTTCGGCCCGATGAGATAAACCGGATCATGGGCAAAATGAACGAGGTCCGGGAGGCGGGCGAACAGCCGGAGATGCCGTTCAAGAACGGGGATCTCGTAAAGGTGGTGGACGGCCCGTTCAACAATTTCAGCGGTTTTGTCGAGGAGGTGTATCCCGACAAAATGAAAGTCAAGGTCATGGTATCCATTTTTGGGCGCAAGACGCCCCTGGAACTGGATTATCTCCAGGTGGAGCGGGACGATTAA
- the rplK gene encoding 50S ribosomal protein L11, giving the protein MAKPIDGYIKLQIKAGQANPAPPIGPALGQKGVNIMEFCKQFNAATKDRMGLVLPVVITVYTDKTFSFIVKSPPAAVLLKTAANIPSGSGDPLRQKVGTVTWEDCRKIAEQKMEDLNAFDMDKAASMIAGTARSMGVRVEGGPS; this is encoded by the coding sequence ATGGCCAAGCCGATCGACGGGTACATCAAGCTTCAGATCAAGGCCGGACAGGCGAATCCGGCCCCCCCGATAGGTCCTGCGTTGGGGCAGAAAGGGGTGAACATCATGGAGTTCTGCAAGCAGTTCAATGCGGCGACGAAGGACAGGATGGGGCTTGTTCTTCCTGTTGTGATCACGGTATATACCGACAAAACCTTCAGCTTCATCGTCAAGAGCCCCCCTGCGGCAGTGCTTCTGAAGACTGCTGCGAATATCCCGTCGGGATCCGGAGATCCCCTGCGGCAAAAAGTGGGAACCGTGACCTGGGAGGATTGCCGCAAGATTGCCGAGCAGAAAATGGAGGATCTCAACGCATTCGACATGGACAAGGCGGCTTCCATGATAGCCGGTACGGCGCGTTCCATGGGGGTACGCGTCGAAGGCGGGCCCTCCTGA
- a CDS encoding 50S ribosomal protein L1 → MAKKGKRYRQAAEVVKEAGGPFTLEDACALIAKTGAAKFDESVDIDLRLGVDPRHADQMVRGTAALPHGTGKEVRVLVLASEGKQEEAREAGADYVGLNDLIERIQKKGWTDFDVVVATPDVMRDVAKLGRVLGPRGLMPNPKSGTVTMDVGPAVQQVKAGKIDFRVDKSGNLHTPIGKVSFSADHLRENAEVFLKEVLRLRPASAKGTYVRSASISTSMGPPIPLDRIQVVSALR, encoded by the coding sequence ATGGCGAAAAAAGGAAAACGTTACCGGCAGGCGGCTGAGGTGGTCAAGGAGGCGGGAGGTCCCTTCACGCTCGAAGATGCCTGTGCCCTGATTGCGAAGACGGGCGCCGCCAAATTCGACGAATCAGTCGATATCGACCTGCGGCTCGGGGTCGATCCGCGCCATGCCGACCAGATGGTGCGGGGTACGGCGGCGCTGCCGCACGGCACAGGCAAGGAGGTGCGCGTGCTTGTCCTGGCCAGCGAGGGCAAACAGGAAGAGGCCAGAGAGGCCGGCGCCGATTATGTAGGCCTGAATGACCTTATCGAACGTATCCAGAAGAAGGGATGGACCGATTTCGATGTGGTGGTTGCTACGCCTGATGTGATGCGTGATGTCGCCAAGCTCGGGCGCGTACTGGGACCCAGAGGGCTTATGCCTAACCCTAAAAGCGGTACGGTCACTATGGATGTCGGTCCGGCTGTGCAACAGGTCAAGGCGGGTAAAATCGACTTTCGCGTGGACAAATCCGGAAATCTGCATACACCGATCGGCAAAGTTTCGTTTTCCGCAGATCATCTCCGGGAAAATGCGGAGGTGTTTCTCAAGGAAGTGCTTCGGTTGCGTCCCGCCTCGGCGAAGGGTACGTACGTCCGATCCGCTTCGATCTCGACATCGATGGGGCCGCCGATCCCGCTGGATCGTATCCAGGTCGTGAGTGCGCTGCGATAG
- a CDS encoding 50S ribosomal protein L10: MPMTKTQKETVVAEIAEMLDANTIIYLTNYSGLTVSQANDLRNRFRNAGVSFKVYKNTLVRLAMEERPAYSELLEYLKGPTAIAFGGEPSAPARVIRDFLKDESAIRPEVKAVYIDGAFYGEGSLDVLASLKSKDELIGDVVGLLLAPVSNVVGKVQAPARNLVAAIREIADRAA; encoded by the coding sequence ATGCCCATGACAAAAACACAGAAGGAAACGGTCGTTGCGGAGATCGCGGAAATGCTCGACGCAAACACGATCATTTACCTGACCAATTATTCCGGGCTGACGGTCAGCCAGGCAAACGATTTGCGCAATCGTTTCCGCAATGCAGGCGTGTCGTTCAAGGTGTATAAGAATACCCTGGTGCGCCTCGCAATGGAGGAGCGCCCTGCGTATAGCGAATTGCTGGAATACCTGAAAGGCCCTACTGCTATCGCATTCGGCGGGGAGCCGTCGGCGCCGGCCCGGGTCATCCGGGATTTTCTGAAAGATGAATCAGCGATTCGCCCTGAAGTCAAAGCCGTTTACATAGATGGCGCTTTTTACGGGGAGGGCTCGCTGGATGTACTGGCATCGCTCAAGTCGAAAGACGAGCTCATAGGCGACGTAGTCGGTTTGTTGCTTGCTCCTGTTTCGAATGTGGTCGGCAAGGTGCAGGCGCCTGCCCGCAACCTTGTTGCCGCGATTCGTGAAATCGCAGATCGCGCCGCATGA